aatcacacctttagttaaaatGGTGCAACTTCAGGCCTTATTTTAATGACTGAAGCTGGAGATCTGAACATTTGAAAAAGACATCATCTTGCTCAACAGATCTGTCTCTTTGCATTCAGAGTCACTTaaataagaaacaaaataaagtaaCATACCAGTAGTCTGTCCCTGTTTAATCTCTTCAGCAGTCCTGTCTATAAGGACATACAGAGACCACACGACGCAGGTGATGGCAATGATATGGAATGTTACAGAGCACATGATCTTCCTCCTCTCACTGGCCGTCATCTGCAACTTCTCCCACTAGCAAGAAATCCAGAAGGCAGAGCAAGGGGTTAGAGGTTTGTGGAAGCGAGAGCAGCAGATGAAAGGAACACTAGTGAACACACCTGACAGGCAGAGGCTGCTTTCCTCACGGCACACAGAAGCTTTTCTTTTTAGAAGTCATTATGTCAGGTAGTTGCCTCAACCCACTAGTCCATATACCAGGGTGCAAGTTCAAGCAGTAGTGACTGGCACTCCCGGTTCTCCCTTGTGACTTTTGGCCCCAATTTTActcccatgacttcagtgggagcaggagcaggtctTACCAATAAATCTCTGTGCTGGGCCTCGGTGCACTGCTGCTCATGCCTTACTTACTTCTACACACTCCAGTGGTGCAGCCGGGCTCGGGCTGATTCAAACCCCAGTTTTGTACAGCCTAAGCAACACTGCCTATTAAGAGTGCCCAACACTCTATGGCTGAATGAGAGGTGGGGGGAACCAGCAGGTACGCCTGGCAAAATGGTAGTTGCTCTGAAAGTTTTGGCACCACTAATATAAAAACACTATTATAGAAATGAATGGACAAGCCgctggtcagtgtgtgttacatGCCCGTCTCTGTACCCAACCTAGAGAGGAtgggagtctgttacagcccccagGTGTATAGCCAGACTTTAGTTCAAGCAGTGGGAACTGATGCTTTTAGGTCTAGGTATTCAGTGTGTGTGTACTACACTATTTGATCAAACAATGGAAGTTGTTACCGATGTTTTATATTCAAGTGCATTAATGCGGAACCACATTTCCCCTCTGAAGAACCAGAAGAGACAATGAGATGAAGTACCATCTGAAATGCCCAGATTTATGCCGAATACCGAGCCATCAATGATTCTGTTATAGTCCCATTAGAAACCACAATGTTTTGGCCATTACTAAGTAGGAAGGATGCAGAAAAATTAGACAATTTTACAGACCTTTACCAACTACTGGCAATCACTCGAAAAAGGCTTTTATTTTTGATGCATTTGAGAATGGGTCAGGAATTTCAGTCTCATATTCACACTGGACAAACCCTTCTCACACCTTCTCTATGTACACTGTGAGCCACGGTCTCTTCTTCGTTACAGCTATGCAAGCCCACTGGGTTGCATTTGACAATGcatggatgaatttggcctacagagttttttttagaaaaggaaGAGTAATGCAGTATGAATTCAGTAAGGAAAACCCATAAACCTGATGCATCTAAGAAGTGGAACCAATAACCCAACTTCCACAGGACACACAGGAATGCAGCCTGCTTCATATAAGTGAGTGGAGAATTTGGTCCTCTATGAGTACTACCAATAGGAGATTCCTGTTGACGAGTCAGGGTTTGATCTTCAGGTCTGCTAGGCATTCTGATCTCAAACTGCAGAGGGAGCCTCCATGTACTcaaactttcactccatgcatctgaagaagtgaggtttttacccatgaaagcttatgctcaaataaatctgttagtctttaaggtgccactggactccttgttgtccaTGTACTGAGCATCTCTGAAAGTCAGGTTCTAATTTTTACCATGTTGGAACGTTACATTCTTCTTGTTTCAAAAGTTTTCCACTGAAACTGCTTTAAGGAGGAAAATTCAGTTTTTGaccaaatgaaatttttcacaaaaaatgtctgctttctgcagaaaatgttgaTGTTTTGTCAAATACCCCAAACATCTGAAAGCTAAAATATTTCACCCAaaactggaaatattttaatttgtaaatGCTGCCATGAAGTCTCATAGGAgttgtaaaaacaacaaggagtccggtggcaccttaaagactaacagatttatttgggcataagctttcgtgggtaaaaaaaccacttcttcagatgcatggagtgaaaatagatgcaggcattattatactgacacatgaagtgaagggagttacctcacaagtggagaaccagtgttgacagggccaattcaatcagagtggatgtagtccactcccaataattgatgaggaggagtcaattccaggagaggcaaagctgcttttgtagtgagccagccactcccagtccctattcaagcccaaattaatggtgttaaatttgcagtTTGGTTGCCTTATGTTCCCCTTTTTCTCTATAGGTTGAGCTCCCCTGAGGGACCTCATCTTCCATGCTCCATTGTGGTCAGGGACTCCCATGGTGTCCTACCTCTCCTCTTCAAGAGCgggagaccatggtgcatcatgggagatgcagtccaACCAGGAAGCACAGCCtacagaagagaaaaaggagtTTGAGGCTTCCCAACCACAACTTCCATAAGGCACcgtggcagcatttccaaatcaaactaTTTTTGTGTTTGACCAAAATATTTCCGTTTCCAAATTCCaccaaaaatcatttttttcctgCGGAAAACTTagatgaaaatgattttttatttcattttcataaaaactttccatggaaaaaaCTCCCATTTTTTGACAAGCTCTACTTCGTAAGCTGGGTTGTTATTTCCTAGCTCTCTCAGAAATCTCGGACTGTCTGCTTTACAGACCCAATTCATGACTGCTTTAACTCCACTGGGACTTGAAATTAAACCTGGAATGTTCAGTTTGGTTCTTATGCTACTGGCAAGCACCAAGCCTATGTTTTGGCCTTCTCTTATTCACAGTCTAGCTACAGGTTATTTTCTCCTGATTGACAGGAGACCATACAGGAGGAGTTGAGGATGAGGTGTCAACTTGACTGCAGTTTGACTCTCAGGAATACTGAGCTTCTATTTTTGAGGGCTAattccattttgtttgtttgtgttccctcctccccatcccccgtTTATGGTTCTGTCCCTATTATTTTGGGCAACTGGTTTCTTCATAATAgattaaattttcagaaatgatgagtggattttggatgcctccatttttgggtgccccatGTGGTATGCCTCACAGGGACCAGATTTTtagaaaatgctgagcatccactCAAGGTGTTCCAAATTTGACACCCAAAAAAAATCGAGATGCCCCAAACCACTAGCCAATTCGTTAATTTAGACTACTGTGTTTTTATCCacgcccccccccttctttttttgGTCTTCTCTTTGGGGTCCGATATCAGGGATGGTTAAAGCATGACCTGCAGGCCCAGTGGTGCCCAGGATGTTCTACAGTGCAGCTCACAGCTAACTTCCTCCATAATAAGGAGGCGTAGCAGGCAGAAACGACAGGTCCCAAAATGCAGGTCTCCATCGTGATCCAAGAGGTCTCTGTTCAGAACAGCATCATGTCCTGACCTATATATTTTGCAGACTGCATGTCTGTATTAAAGATGAAGGTGGCTGAAATCTGCTCCATTTTCTGCAGATTACTAGTGGCTTTGGGATCCTGGCCAACTACCATTACAGCCCTTGGATGGTTACACTTTGGACTCCCCATGCTAGTGATTCAGGATCCTCCGCttgattttaatctttttttgctTCTTCTTGTCCCAGACTGAGGTTTCTTTTATTAACCTCAAACATGGGCAGGCACAGCACAATTTGCCAGTGCTAAGAATATTAGTGGTTCCTGTCCAGAAATCCAGGTGGTGAGCATCAACTGCCTTTGAAAGACAGAGGTATTTGGGATAGGAAAATGGATACCAGATACAACAATGGACAGATCCTTGTGTTCTTCAGGATCTGTAAGGTAAGTCAGTGGGTGTATAGATGGCAGAAGGTGTTAAATAACAGCCGTTGGTTCTAGCAAGTCAAAGTAGTAAAATGTTACTATGTATgttcagtgcaaaaaaaaaaacaaaaacgtgCTTCTGGGTGAATTTCATTGCACCGTAAATAAgattttggctttaaaaaaattgtttgatacattattattttttacgtAACCGAAGACTTTAATGGaatcattttacaaataaatatgaaaaatacaGAGCCTAAAATTCCCACATTTTCAAGAAAATTCATAAACCATATGGGTAACAGTACAGCAAATTCTGTGCTTTAGAGTGGGCCTCAGCTCTGAAAGGTGACTGTAGAAATGGTAGGTCCTAACAATACAGATCAGCTCCTGGTGTACTTTCAGAGTTACAGCTGCTGACTACAATAAATGTTTCCTCCTTTTTACTtctgttagccctgcagagccaacccAGCCACTGGAGAGGAAAATGGATTCTTTTCTGGCTTGGGCAGCATCAACAGGACTGTCAATTAAGTTCTGACAGCAGATTCTTTATTATTGGTGATGCATGAAACCAGAAAAAATACAGCTtcactctcagatcccaggttgCATTTTCATGTAGaaaatacagatttataaaaTTGAGCAGACTGGATATGGAATCACAAAGGGATGATAAGCATGGCGTCCCGTTGtgccatgtttaaaaaaaaaagagtcacttTTCCGAGCAGTGCCACACTTTTATGAGGCAAACTATTTCTTTGGAACCAGCCCTTGGACCTACCTTTCGTAGGGGCTTTAATTTGGTCTCCATGATGAACTCATACTTGCAGAGTTCACAACATCGGGTGTCTGAGCTCTTGATCCACTGCTGCAGGCAGGCTTGGTGCACAAAATGAAGACTTCCTGTGCAGTGACAGGGGGTAATCAAGGGGCTCTCATCATCTCCCTCACAGTGACATATCCTGAATCAGGAGCAAAGCAGCTCATTAGGAGGCAACAGCAGAGACGGGGAAAACCAAAATGAAGTAGAAGAGGCTTTTAAGATTTGTGATCATGCACGGTTAACTGGTGCAGATCCCAAACGACATACAGTTCAAACAAAGAAATTTATCAATAAGCAAAAccaacaaatgaaataaaatatgacACACAATAACTGAGCACAAACACTGCTAACTACACAACTTCTCTCTAGCTCACCAGGCAGACACACAAGATCTGAAAGAGATTTGGTCATGAAAAGAGAAAGAACACGTAAGAAATTACAACACATCATCTTGTCTACCAGAACAATAGTACTTTACTGAGAGTGGCATTTAAGCAGTATGGACACTTCCCAGGGTAGAACATGCTCACAGAGGTGTAAACCTAACTGTGatttgcaattaaaaacaaaaacaaaaccaccaccacacacacaaactccacAAGAACATGAAGGGCTGCCTTCTGGGAAGGATTATTTctagtaaaagttaccaagagatagaatcatagaatatcaaggttggaagagaccgcaggaggtcatctagtccaactccctgcccaaagcaggaccaatccccaatttttgcccctgatccctaaatggccccctcaaagattgaactcacaaccctgggtttagtaggccaatgctcaaaccactgagctatccctcccctcggACTCAGGCTGCAAAGCTCAGTCTGACTCTTGCCAAAGTTGGGAATGTTTAGATCTTCTGCCCCATCTCTACTCATTCACTTTGTAATGGCTGCCAATGACAGTTACAGTAAGGTTCCCCATATTCCCTACTGAGTAACCTAGCAGGCACTGAGTAGCTCCTCTCCCAATTCGTTGCCACCCCAAGGTACTGCAGTTCCAATTCCATTTCAAGCTCCAGTTAACAGAGACACTTGGTTCTGCATATTGCCAAGCCAGCAGACTGATAATTAGTTTCCTATGaagttgttttaaaaactttgtgAAGAATAACACTGGGGGCACGAATGCAGAGGGTCAATGAGGATGGGGCCAGTATCTTCTGGATCATCCCGCCTACCCACTGTTGGAATCCCTTGCTGAGTTCCTGTGACCCAGCTGCTAGTTCGCACCCTGACTGCTGGATGAGGAGCCAGGTGGTGAAGGTGAGTGAGCTGGCAAGTATCACTGGGGCCCAGGGATGAGAACCAGCAAGGAGGTGGATTGTGCTGAACAAGGGGGCGGGGTGAGTAGCACTGGGGAGGCAGGTGGTAACAGGGAAGGAGTCAGGAAGCAGGGGGTCCATTATGGGCCTTTGCAGGGCTTGGGTCTGTtgtaggggaggagagaggagttgGAGTGGACGGTTGGTATGAGAACGGGGGCTGTGCCAATTCTCACTATACTGAGTGCCTACCCAAAaccaggctgaggcagagtgaCAGACTCAGCACCCTGATGAGGGGGCAGAGCTAGGTAGCTGCCTCTGATGGGGCTTTATATCTTCTGGATCTGGTTAAGATTCTGCAGCTGTACTGTCCATCCAGACCACACCTCACTTGTTTTACCCCACTCGATGGACACGCATCAGGGCCACGTTCTGGCTCATCACTAACACCGAGCCCTTGAATTACACTTTTCACCTGAGGCCCTTTATGAACAGATACATGGAAATGAACAGAAAAGCTTTACAAAAAAATCATACATATGCTGATCAAATCTGGGAAGCGACGCTTAAATTGCCCATTTTCCAATGACCGTCAGCAAAGCACATTGCTCTTTAAGCTAAGAAAGTTCAGCTTGGTCTTTAATATGTGTAGCTGATTCTCTCAGATATTCCTGGGTTTGGCACCAATAAAACCACCTCGGAACGCGGAGCTGTGAAACAGATTACTTTGGGTTGCAAAGAACTGATTGACTCAAAGGGAAGCTTCCACTTAGCGGACTAATAAAGCATCGGAAAAGCAGCAGGCCTCAAACTGCACATATTAAAGCAAGGTGAGAGAACACAAAAGCAGAGAAAGCAGAGCAGATCACCGccgagtgtgggagggggcggaggaaGGCGTTCTCTGTAAACCAACCTGCAGGCATCCCCCGACGTGgacagaggggaaagaggggggaaTTTTTCTGACAGGGGAGAAGGGCAGTCTAGGTCACTGTCTTTCTCAACTGAACAGAGTGGTGCCCGCAGCTCTTTTCCTTTCAACCTCATGGAGGCACTGTCCTCAAATACGTCGTCGTCCCCCATGTCATCAGAGCAGAAACCAGGGCTTTCCACCAGCATGCCGGAGGACTTTGCAGTTTGGAAGTGGCTCGGATAGCTCTCTAGTTCATGGAACTTATGCAAGCTGCTGGCACTTGAGCTGTGGGAGAAGGAGAAGAGGTAGTGCAGCAGCTTTTTGCTTCTTGATGATGTCTCATTGTCCACCTTGTCCTCCAGGAGAGGTATATGCACCGCACAGTGGTTCTTGGCTGCTCCCGAAGCGCTCACGTAGGTGGTGGAAAGAGATGGCATGTAGGAGTGCTTAGAATTGCTACAAGAAGGCCTGAGATTGAGCGATTTCTTCTCTTTCTGATTAAATCTGTTAATCCTTAAACACTGCTCCCGTGTCGGGGTCAGTTTGCTTTCAGAGCACGTTCGCTCCCCATAGTTAGAGCCCTCCATGGTGCTCTGTGACTTCTGGTCCATGTCGTTGAGGGACTTGGAGAATTTAAGAGCTCGGGTGGCTTTTGCATTTTTAGCAGACTCGAGCACGTGGACCCAATCCTGCCCATGGGAGTTTCTCTTTGATGCCTGTAATGTGTCCTGACAGAGTATTGTCACTGTGACCCCTTGTGTCAGAGAATTCTGGCAGTGAGGATTTTTCAAGACAACAGCAGATTGCACTGGACTGTGATGACAACATTCAGAAAACACTGCACTGGAACTGCATGCAGAACAGTGGAATAAAAGCACAGAAAGTAAAAACAATTATACAAGAGAACACGTATAATCAAAGTGAAGAAACAAGAATTATGGCTAGTGTGGGGATGGTAAACACAGCAAGCAAACAGTAAGTTGATCCCATGGAGCAGCGCTAGACAGTATTCGAGAGAAACAAATGGGACGTTTAGAATTGGAGCCCTAGATCGCTTACTTCCTGGTGTACATGATTTTTTCATAAATTGGTCTTTGTACAGGCTCTACCGCAGCTCTACAAACAACATATGTTACCTGCAGATGTCCTGATTGGATGGTGTAACAGAAGTCCGAGAGAAGCTATGAGGAGCCGAAACGGAGGTTGGACTGCCAGCCTGCAACAAGAAATCACAGGTCAGCTTTTATGTAGTGCCAGTCTTTAGCATTAAACACAGTTTCTGGGGGCAGGTACTGCATCAGATCCAATGCTCTTGGGTTAGTTGTAGATGTGTGAGGCTTGTGGAGACAAATACTGAATGTCAAAGAGCTTAGTT
The sequence above is drawn from the Natator depressus isolate rNatDep1 chromosome 7, rNatDep2.hap1, whole genome shotgun sequence genome and encodes:
- the MARCHF8 gene encoding E3 ubiquitin-protein ligase MARCHF8 isoform X2, whose amino-acid sequence is MNMPLHQISVIPARDVTSSRVSRSKTKEKEREEQNEKALGHSMSRSSNISKAGSPTSVSAPHSFSRTSVTPSNQDICSSSAVFSECCHHSPVQSAVVLKNPHCQNSLTQGVTVTILCQDTLQASKRNSHGQDWVHVLESAKNAKATRALKFSKSLNDMDQKSQSTMEGSNYGERTCSESKLTPTREQCLRINRFNQKEKKSLNLRPSCSNSKHSYMPSLSTTYVSASGAAKNHCAVHIPLLEDKVDNETSSRSKKLLHYLFSFSHSSSASSLHKFHELESYPSHFQTAKSSGMLVESPGFCSDDMGDDDVFEDSASMRLKGKELRAPLCSVEKDSDLDCPSPLSEKFPPLSPLSTSGDACRICHCEGDDESPLITPCHCTGSLHFVHQACLQQWIKSSDTRCCELCKYEFIMETKLKPLRKWEKLQMTASERRKIMCSVTFHIIAITCVVWSLYVLIDRTAEEIKQGQTTGILEWPFWTKLVVVAIGFTGGLLFMYVQCKVYVQLWKRLKAYNRVIYVQNCPETSKKSIFEKPALMEPNVENKEMLGIHHSDTNSSHYMEPEDCGAEILHV